In the Streptomyces formicae genome, one interval contains:
- a CDS encoding DUF1232 domain-containing protein, whose protein sequence is MSTEMTALLVIAGVVVVATLAMAVTLLVRLVRTRRLLRDAGIPVERQWVFWGAVAYLVLPADLLPDPIFLDDIGVLLLALRSLRSAADRASAPDG, encoded by the coding sequence ATGAGCACCGAGATGACCGCGCTGCTCGTCATCGCGGGCGTCGTCGTGGTCGCGACGCTCGCGATGGCCGTGACGCTGCTCGTCCGTCTCGTCCGCACCCGTCGCCTCCTGCGCGACGCCGGGATCCCCGTCGAGCGGCAGTGGGTGTTCTGGGGCGCGGTCGCCTATCTCGTACTGCCCGCCGATCTGCTGCCCGATCCCATCTTCCTCGACGACATCGGGGTGCTCCTGCTGGCGCTGCGGTCCCTGCGGTCAGCCGCCGACAGGGCGTCCGCGCCGGACGGTTGA
- a CDS encoding GbsR/MarR family transcriptional regulator, which yields MPGGRLTHDERRRIATGLADGLGYAEIARHLDRPTSTVSREVARNGGFGGYRADHAQHATGRRARRSGTAASRAEQAVVDPHGRDAEAVRAYAEEFAAMMVRTGLPRMAARVLARLVTTDSGGLTAAELVERLRVSPASVSKAVGYLEGLEVVRREREAGRRRERYVIDDDVWLRAWLTSARTNAMWAETARRGAELLDAATPAGARLDHMRTFFTGLSDDMAGGTTAEVFADVLTVLAALVQAGGPLTVDRLATALDWPRDRVADALRDAERHPDIAGPVVLERTAADTYAVVAAAHRLTAEQRAALGA from the coding sequence ATGCCCGGAGGCAGGCTCACCCACGACGAGCGTCGGCGCATCGCGACGGGACTCGCCGACGGGCTCGGATACGCCGAGATCGCCCGGCACCTGGACCGGCCGACGTCGACCGTCAGTCGCGAGGTCGCCCGCAACGGCGGCTTCGGCGGCTACCGCGCGGACCACGCCCAGCACGCCACGGGACGCCGAGCCCGCCGGAGCGGAACGGCCGCCTCGCGCGCGGAACAGGCGGTCGTCGACCCGCACGGCCGTGACGCCGAGGCCGTGCGCGCGTACGCCGAGGAGTTCGCGGCGATGATGGTGCGGACCGGTCTGCCGCGCATGGCGGCCCGCGTCCTCGCCCGCCTGGTCACGACCGACTCCGGTGGTCTGACGGCGGCCGAACTGGTCGAGCGGCTGCGGGTGAGCCCCGCCTCCGTGTCCAAGGCCGTCGGCTACCTGGAGGGGCTCGAAGTGGTGCGGCGCGAGCGCGAGGCGGGGCGGCGGCGCGAGCGGTACGTCATCGACGACGACGTCTGGCTGCGCGCCTGGCTGACCAGCGCCAGGACGAACGCGATGTGGGCCGAGACCGCGCGCCGCGGCGCCGAGCTCCTCGACGCCGCCACGCCCGCGGGGGCCCGCCTCGACCACATGCGCACGTTCTTCACCGGGCTGAGCGACGACATGGCGGGCGGCACCACGGCGGAGGTCTTCGCCGACGTGCTGACCGTCCTCGCCGCGCTCGTGCAGGCGGGCGGGCCGCTCACCGTGGACCGGTTGGCCACCGCGCTCGACTGGCCGCGGGACCGGGTCGCCGACGCGCTGCGGGACGCCGAGCGGCACCCGGACATCGCGGGCCCCGTCGTCCTGGAACGTACCGCTGCGGATACGTACGCGGTCGTGGCCGCGGCGCACCGTCTCACGGCGGAGCAGCGCGCGGCACTCGGCGCGTAA
- a CDS encoding ABC transporter permease, which produces MRDLAAQALLPVDTALAVALLVLLLAAATTAAVFRLAPDGSRDRAREILVAGVRATAQLAAVSLVIGWVVHHTAALYAFLLLMFAVATRTAGRRVTPNGTWWWAALPIAGPVVPVVTGLTLAGLLPVRGIAMVPVTGILIGGALTATVLAGRRALDELRTRNGEFEAGLALGLLDRDARLEVVRPAASDALLPGLDQTRTVGLVTLPGAFVGMLLGGASPVLAGAVQLFVLIALMAVQAVSVALTVELVARGRLHRAEADRPSA; this is translated from the coding sequence GTGCGTGATCTAGCTGCCCAGGCCCTCCTGCCGGTCGACACCGCGCTCGCCGTGGCCCTGCTCGTCCTGCTGCTCGCCGCCGCGACGACCGCCGCCGTGTTCCGGCTCGCCCCGGACGGCTCGCGCGACCGCGCCAGGGAGATCCTCGTCGCCGGGGTACGGGCGACGGCCCAGCTGGCCGCCGTCTCGCTGGTCATCGGCTGGGTGGTGCACCACACGGCGGCCCTGTACGCCTTCCTGCTGCTGATGTTCGCCGTGGCCACCCGCACCGCGGGGCGCCGCGTCACGCCGAACGGCACCTGGTGGTGGGCGGCCCTGCCGATCGCGGGACCCGTCGTCCCCGTGGTGACAGGGCTGACCCTGGCGGGGCTGCTTCCCGTTCGCGGCATCGCCATGGTGCCGGTGACCGGCATCCTGATCGGCGGCGCGCTCACCGCGACGGTGCTGGCGGGCCGCCGCGCCCTCGATGAACTCCGCACCCGCAACGGGGAGTTCGAGGCAGGTCTCGCCCTGGGTCTCCTGGACCGCGACGCCCGCCTCGAAGTGGTCCGCCCCGCCGCGTCCGACGCCCTCCTGCCCGGCCTCGACCAGACCCGCACGGTGGGGCTCGTCACCCTCCCCGGCGCGTTCGTCGGCATGCTCCTGGGCGGCGCGTCCCCCGTACTGGCCGGAGCGGTGCAGCTCTTCGTGCTGATCGCACTGATGGCGGTGCAGGCGGTGTCGGTGGCACTGACCGTGGAGCTGGTCGCCCGGGGGCGGCTGCACCGGGCGGAAGCGGACCGTCCGTCAGCGTGA
- a CDS encoding FAD-dependent monooxygenase, translating into MAHALVVGGGIAGDTLALLMERDGWTVTVAEIAPALRTGGQTVDLRGDSREVLERAGLLQQALDCLVPQRGAAWIDARERRLAEMPVEAFDGRGYVSREELLRTDLARIIHEATGPGVTHRFGETVESLEDAGTPGDAGAGVLARFRSGTEETFDLVVGADGAHSRVRALRFGPEEEYRKPLGLAHAWFTLTEGPGTPPIDGWFLTHNAPGRRSVEARPGHPGQQEVGLTFAADALPPRHDREAQLALLERTFADVGWRAAEFLAAARQADDFALDTFDQIHVPRWHTGRVVLLGDSAWCASPLSGLGTALALRGAAELTDALRAEGAPGDTSRVPAALTAFERTMRPRTLSAQQLPPGRVASMAPKSALGIRVNALAMRALQSKAARPLVRRAFAASEHGRADAPAGAPLPSPSA; encoded by the coding sequence GTGGCACACGCACTCGTAGTCGGCGGTGGAATCGCGGGGGACACACTCGCGCTGCTCATGGAGAGGGACGGCTGGACGGTCACCGTCGCGGAGATCGCACCGGCCCTGCGCACCGGCGGCCAGACGGTCGACCTGCGCGGCGACAGCCGGGAGGTCCTCGAGCGCGCCGGACTGCTCCAGCAGGCCCTGGACTGCCTGGTCCCGCAGCGCGGCGCGGCCTGGATCGACGCGCGGGAGCGCCGTCTCGCCGAGATGCCGGTGGAGGCGTTCGACGGACGCGGCTACGTCTCCCGCGAGGAGTTGTTGCGCACCGACCTCGCCCGGATCATCCACGAGGCGACCGGTCCCGGCGTGACGCACCGGTTCGGGGAAACCGTGGAATCACTGGAGGACGCCGGGACGCCCGGGGACGCAGGGGCAGGAGTGCTTGCCCGCTTCCGCAGCGGCACGGAGGAGACGTTCGACCTGGTGGTCGGCGCCGACGGCGCGCACTCGCGGGTGCGCGCCCTGCGGTTCGGCCCCGAGGAGGAGTACCGCAAGCCGCTCGGCCTCGCGCATGCCTGGTTCACCCTCACCGAGGGGCCCGGCACGCCGCCGATCGACGGCTGGTTCCTGACCCACAACGCACCCGGCCGTCGAAGCGTGGAAGCCCGTCCCGGCCACCCCGGGCAGCAGGAGGTCGGGCTGACCTTCGCCGCCGATGCGCTGCCCCCACGGCACGACCGCGAGGCTCAACTCGCCCTGCTGGAGCGGACGTTCGCCGACGTCGGCTGGCGCGCCGCCGAGTTCCTGGCCGCCGCCCGGCAGGCCGACGACTTCGCCCTGGACACCTTCGACCAGATCCACGTGCCGCGTTGGCACACCGGCCGGGTCGTCCTGCTCGGCGACAGCGCCTGGTGCGCGAGCCCGCTCAGCGGCCTCGGCACCGCCCTCGCCCTGCGGGGCGCCGCCGAGCTGACGGACGCGCTGCGCGCCGAGGGCGCGCCCGGCGACACCTCACGGGTGCCCGCCGCGCTGACCGCCTTCGAGCGGACGATGCGGCCGAGGACCCTCTCGGCCCAGCAACTCCCGCCCGGCCGGGTCGCGTCCATGGCCCCGAAGTCGGCGCTGGGCATCCGGGTCAACGCGCTGGCGATGCGCGCGCTCCAGTCGAAGGCGGCGCGCCCGCTCGTGCGGCGGGCCTTCGCCGCCTCCGAACACGGCCGCGCCGACGCCCCCGCGGGAGCGCCCCTGCCGAGCCCGAGCGCCTGA
- a CDS encoding S-(hydroxymethyl)mycothiol dehydrogenase, with product MAQQVQGVIARAKGEPVRIETITVPDPGPGEAVVKVQACGVCHTDLHYREGGINDDFPFLLGHEAAGVVESVGDGVTEVAPGDYVILNWRAVCGQCRACLRGRPQYCFDTHNAKQKMTLADGTELSPALGIGAFAEKTLVAAGQCTKVDPAASPAAAGLLGCGVMAGIGAAINTGEVGRGDSVAVIGCGGVGNAAVVGARLAGAAKIIAVDIDDKKLETAKGLGATHTVNSRSADPVEAIRELTGGNGADVVIEAVGRPETYEQAFYARDLAGTVVLVGVPTPDMKIELPLLDVFGRGGALKSSWYGDCLPSRDFPMLIDLYQQGRLDLDAFVTETIALEDVEKAFERMHHGDVLRSVVIF from the coding sequence ATGGCGCAGCAGGTGCAGGGCGTGATCGCACGCGCGAAGGGCGAGCCGGTACGGATCGAGACGATCACGGTGCCGGACCCGGGCCCGGGAGAAGCCGTGGTGAAGGTCCAGGCGTGCGGGGTCTGTCACACCGACCTGCACTACCGGGAGGGCGGGATCAACGACGACTTCCCGTTCCTGCTCGGGCACGAGGCGGCGGGCGTCGTCGAGTCGGTGGGCGACGGCGTCACCGAGGTCGCCCCCGGCGACTATGTGATCCTCAACTGGCGCGCGGTGTGCGGCCAGTGCCGCGCCTGTCTGCGCGGCCGCCCCCAGTACTGCTTCGACACGCACAACGCGAAGCAGAAGATGACCCTCGCGGACGGCACCGAGCTGTCGCCCGCGCTCGGCATCGGCGCCTTCGCCGAGAAGACCCTGGTCGCCGCGGGACAGTGCACCAAGGTCGACCCGGCGGCCTCGCCCGCCGCCGCGGGCCTCCTCGGCTGCGGCGTGATGGCGGGCATCGGCGCCGCCATCAACACCGGCGAGGTCGGCCGGGGCGACTCGGTCGCCGTCATCGGCTGCGGCGGCGTCGGCAACGCCGCGGTCGTGGGCGCCCGTCTCGCGGGCGCCGCGAAGATCATCGCCGTGGACATCGACGACAAGAAGCTGGAGACGGCGAAGGGCCTCGGCGCCACACACACCGTCAACTCCCGCTCCGCCGATCCCGTCGAGGCCATCCGCGAGTTGACCGGCGGCAACGGCGCCGATGTCGTCATCGAGGCGGTCGGCCGCCCGGAGACGTACGAACAGGCCTTCTACGCCCGTGACCTGGCGGGCACGGTCGTCCTGGTGGGCGTCCCGACCCCCGACATGAAGATCGAGCTGCCGCTCCTCGACGTCTTCGGGCGCGGCGGCGCGCTCAAGTCGAGCTGGTACGGGGACTGCCTGCCCTCGCGCGACTTCCCGATGCTCATTGACCTCTACCAGCAGGGCCGTCTCGACCTGGACGCGTTCGTCACCGAGACGATCGCCCTGGAGGACGTGGAGAAGGCCTTCGAGCGGATGCACCACGGCGACGTCCTGCGTTCGGTGGTGATCTTCTGA
- a CDS encoding ABC transporter ATP-binding protein has protein sequence MRYGTHDVLREVTFRARHGEVLALLGPNGAGKSTTIEILEGFRTRSAGCVEVLGTDPAHGDERWRARIGVVLQSWRDHGKWRVRELLAHLGTYYAGYSTELIRRPWETDALIEAVGLTAHADRKIKTLSGGQRRRLDVAIGIVGRPEVLFLDEPTAGFDPAARHEFHGLVRRLADVHGTTVLLTTHDLHEAERLADRIVILAAGRIVADGSADELARRTAGEDEVRWMRDGRRFATSTTDSTRFAHGLFREHGDAIRELEVRRASLEDTYLAWVRETTEAAR, from the coding sequence ATGCGCTACGGCACCCATGACGTGCTGCGCGAGGTGACGTTCCGGGCCCGCCACGGTGAAGTGCTCGCGCTGCTCGGGCCGAACGGAGCGGGCAAGAGCACCACGATCGAGATCCTGGAGGGCTTCCGTACGAGGTCGGCGGGGTGCGTCGAGGTGCTCGGCACGGACCCCGCCCACGGTGACGAACGGTGGCGGGCCCGGATCGGCGTCGTCCTGCAGTCCTGGCGCGATCACGGCAAGTGGCGGGTGCGCGAACTGCTCGCGCACCTGGGCACGTACTACGCCGGGTACTCCACGGAACTCATCCGCAGGCCCTGGGAGACGGACGCGTTGATCGAGGCGGTGGGCCTGACCGCGCACGCGGATCGGAAGATCAAGACCCTGTCGGGCGGCCAACGGCGCAGGCTGGACGTGGCGATCGGCATCGTGGGCCGTCCCGAGGTGCTCTTCCTCGACGAGCCGACGGCGGGCTTCGACCCGGCCGCACGCCATGAGTTCCACGGTCTCGTACGCCGCCTCGCCGACGTCCACGGGACCACGGTCCTGCTCACCACGCACGACCTGCACGAGGCCGAGAGGCTCGCCGATCGCATCGTGATCCTGGCGGCGGGCCGGATCGTCGCGGACGGTTCGGCGGACGAGCTCGCGCGCCGGACGGCGGGCGAGGACGAGGTGCGCTGGATGCGCGACGGGCGGCGCTTCGCGACGTCGACCACCGACTCGACGCGTTTCGCGCACGGCCTCTTCCGTGAGCACGGGGACGCGATCCGCGAACTGGAGGTCCGCAGGGCCTCGTTGGAGGACACCTACCTGGCGTGGGTGCGCGAGACGACGGAAGCGGCCCGATGA
- a CDS encoding DUF6479 family protein, with product MTRYSMPLAAGSGASVLLIIVGLAVVAMLLLLFWRGKQRVRRRPEPPRPGQPRGDSWDTPDTPDAPDREGPPGSSGRP from the coding sequence ATGACGCGATACTCGATGCCCCTCGCCGCGGGAAGCGGTGCCTCGGTGCTGCTCATCATTGTCGGCCTCGCCGTCGTGGCCATGCTGCTCCTGCTCTTCTGGCGCGGCAAACAGCGTGTGCGGCGACGCCCGGAGCCGCCGCGGCCCGGCCAGCCGCGCGGCGATTCGTGGGACACGCCGGACACGCCCGACGCCCCGGACCGCGAAGGCCCGCCCGGTTCATCGGGCAGGCCGTGA
- a CDS encoding MBL fold metallo-hydrolase, translated as MAAGTTPNGPAGAGARVDHLVTSGTFSLDGGTWEVDNNVWIVGDDSEAIVIDAAHDADAIAAAVGERRLVAIVCTHAHDDHIDAAPALAARTGAPILLHPADTELWKRTHPDRAPDGELADGQELTVAGTTLTVLHTPGHCHGAVSLHAPALGTVFTGDTLFAGGPGATGRSFSDFPTIVESIKDRLLTLEPGTVVRTGHGDSTTIGAEAPHLEEWIARGH; from the coding sequence ATGGCGGCCGGGACCACACCGAACGGGCCCGCGGGGGCCGGTGCGCGCGTCGACCACCTCGTCACGTCGGGGACGTTCTCCCTCGACGGCGGCACCTGGGAGGTCGACAACAACGTATGGATCGTCGGCGACGACAGCGAGGCGATCGTCATCGACGCCGCGCACGACGCGGACGCCATCGCCGCGGCGGTGGGGGAGCGCAGGCTCGTCGCCATCGTCTGCACGCACGCCCACGACGACCACATCGACGCGGCCCCGGCGCTCGCCGCCCGCACCGGCGCGCCGATCCTGCTGCACCCTGCCGACACCGAACTGTGGAAGCGGACCCACCCCGACCGCGCTCCCGACGGCGAGCTCGCCGACGGGCAGGAACTGACCGTCGCGGGCACCACCTTGACGGTGCTGCACACGCCGGGCCACTGCCACGGCGCGGTCAGCCTGCACGCCCCCGCGCTCGGCACCGTCTTCACCGGCGACACGCTCTTCGCGGGCGGCCCCGGCGCGACGGGCCGCTCCTTCAGCGACTTCCCGACGATCGTGGAGTCCATCAAGGACCGGCTGCTCACGCTGGAGCCCGGCACGGTGGTGCGTACGGGACACGGCGACAGCACGACGATCGGCGCGGAGGCGCCGCACCTGGAGGAGTGGATCGCCCGAGGCCACTGA
- a CDS encoding TetR-like C-terminal domain-containing protein: MTQASGTARPGGRTARTREAVRAATRELLAESADGTVDIAEVSARSGVHIATIYRRWRTADGLIIDAVVDELGSRSPLPATGDLRADLHSWITNLLTDLTRPGHLAFFRALLRAGGGEQDGRGFAEPRIQQIQATLDAAGATVLTWLDIFELVLAPAYVRALLTMPMDPSTEAVRLVDNVLAVRTARERAAAE; the protein is encoded by the coding sequence GTGACGCAAGCATCTGGGACAGCACGCCCCGGCGGTCGTACCGCCCGTACCCGTGAGGCCGTGCGCGCCGCCACCCGCGAGCTGCTGGCCGAATCCGCCGACGGCACCGTCGACATCGCGGAGGTGTCGGCCCGCTCGGGCGTGCACATCGCCACCATCTACCGGCGCTGGCGCACCGCCGACGGCCTGATCATCGACGCGGTGGTGGACGAGCTGGGCAGTCGCTCGCCGCTGCCCGCCACCGGCGACCTGCGGGCCGATCTGCACTCCTGGATCACCAACCTGCTCACCGACCTGACCAGGCCCGGCCATCTCGCCTTCTTCCGGGCGCTGCTCCGGGCGGGCGGCGGCGAGCAGGACGGGCGGGGCTTCGCCGAGCCTCGGATCCAGCAGATCCAGGCCACCCTGGACGCCGCCGGTGCCACCGTGCTGACCTGGTTGGACATCTTCGAGCTGGTCCTCGCGCCGGCCTATGTGCGCGCGCTGCTGACCATGCCGATGGACCCGTCGACCGAGGCCGTGCGGCTGGTCGACAACGTGCTGGCCGTCCGCACGGCGCGCGAGCGCGCGGCGGCCGAGTGA
- a CDS encoding glutathione peroxidase, with amino-acid sequence MSVYEEEIGALRGGSADLRQFDGKAVLIVNVASKCGLTPQYAGLERLHEQYAARGFSVLGVPCNQFMGQEPGTSEEIAEFCSATYGVTFPMTEKVDVNGDGRHALYERLVDTADAEGHTGDIRWNFEKFLVDGSGAVVARFGPRTEPDAPEVVAAIEKVLPA; translated from the coding sequence ATGTCTGTCTACGAAGAAGAAATCGGCGCTCTGCGGGGCGGCTCCGCCGATCTGCGCCAGTTCGACGGCAAGGCCGTCCTCATCGTCAACGTGGCCTCCAAGTGCGGGCTCACCCCGCAGTACGCGGGTCTTGAGCGGCTGCACGAGCAGTACGCGGCGCGTGGGTTCAGCGTCCTCGGGGTGCCGTGCAACCAGTTCATGGGGCAGGAGCCGGGTACGTCCGAGGAGATCGCCGAGTTCTGTTCGGCGACGTACGGCGTGACCTTCCCCATGACCGAGAAGGTCGATGTCAACGGGGACGGCAGGCACGCGCTGTACGAGCGGTTGGTCGACACCGCGGACGCCGAGGGGCACACCGGGGACATCCGCTGGAACTTCGAGAAGTTCCTCGTGGACGGCTCCGGCGCGGTCGTCGCCCGCTTCGGGCCGCGTACCGAGCCGGACG
- a CDS encoding ABC transporter permease, producing MTPMTPHPTTTALRAGWTRGRVELIQSFTNGGDLLSHFLWPALMLTVMYFMRDSAFGSQGLLLGTLALPSILGMNTAMGMLSMSQVLTAEREDGTLLRAKATPHGMRGYFVGKVITVSCGLAADLAIFLVPALFLIEGLSVADAGSWLTLAWVLALGMLATLPFGAVLGSVFTSTRAQGIIQLPVLGLIAISGIFYPVTALPDWLQSVAQVFPIYWLGLGMRAALLPDSAVTVEIGDSWRQWETVGVLGAWAALGFALAPLVLRRAARRESGSSVAQRREKAMRRVG from the coding sequence ATGACCCCGATGACTCCGCACCCGACCACCACGGCCCTGCGCGCGGGGTGGACGCGCGGCCGGGTCGAACTGATCCAGTCCTTCACCAATGGCGGGGACCTGCTCTCCCACTTCCTGTGGCCCGCCTTGATGCTGACCGTCATGTACTTCATGCGGGACTCGGCCTTCGGGTCCCAGGGCCTCCTCCTCGGCACCCTGGCCCTGCCGAGCATCCTGGGCATGAACACGGCCATGGGCATGCTCAGCATGAGCCAGGTCCTCACCGCCGAACGCGAGGACGGCACGCTGCTGCGCGCCAAAGCGACTCCGCACGGCATGCGGGGGTACTTCGTCGGCAAGGTCATCACCGTGTCCTGCGGCCTCGCCGCCGACCTCGCGATCTTCCTGGTGCCCGCGCTGTTCCTCATCGAGGGACTGTCCGTCGCCGACGCGGGCTCGTGGCTGACGCTGGCCTGGGTGCTCGCGCTGGGCATGCTGGCGACGCTGCCGTTCGGCGCGGTGCTGGGTTCGGTCTTCACCAGTACCCGGGCCCAGGGCATCATCCAACTGCCGGTCCTCGGCCTCATAGCGATCTCCGGCATCTTCTATCCGGTCACCGCGCTCCCCGACTGGCTGCAATCCGTCGCGCAGGTGTTCCCCATCTACTGGCTCGGCCTGGGCATGCGGGCCGCGCTCCTCCCCGACAGCGCGGTCACGGTCGAGATCGGCGACTCCTGGCGGCAGTGGGAAACGGTCGGCGTACTGGGCGCCTGGGCCGCTCTCGGCTTCGCCCTCGCGCCGCTGGTCTTGCGGCGGGCGGCCCGCCGGGAGTCGGGGTCGAGCGTGGCCCAGCGGCGCGAGAAGGCGATGCGGCGGGTGGGGTGA
- a CDS encoding DUF2470 domain-containing protein, with protein sequence MGVRHSSTTVPTAAARARSMLATAWSCAVTTEIGKDELVGAHSVMDDGTLRLHPPEDSMLAAALICAPHGEPSTLIEFADVSPVPVRDRIRGRLWLSGSLTRRGEHLIFEPTCAVLHDSTGRVGIELDELALMVPDPLAEAESRLLTHLADAHADAVEQLTRLISPDSLQGVVRVRPLAIDRHGITLRLERARSQADVRLAFHQPVDDVGQVTECMHALLTRARLSTVRRGRPVGG encoded by the coding sequence ATGGGTGTCCGTCACAGCAGCACGACCGTGCCCACAGCGGCGGCACGCGCACGTTCCATGCTGGCCACCGCATGGTCCTGCGCGGTGACCACGGAGATCGGCAAGGACGAACTGGTCGGCGCGCACAGCGTCATGGACGACGGCACGTTGCGGCTGCACCCGCCCGAGGACAGCATGCTCGCCGCCGCCCTCATCTGCGCGCCGCACGGTGAGCCTTCCACGCTCATCGAGTTCGCCGACGTCTCCCCGGTGCCGGTCAGGGACCGGATCCGCGGGCGCCTGTGGCTCTCCGGGTCGCTGACGCGGCGCGGCGAACACCTGATCTTCGAGCCCACCTGCGCGGTGCTGCACGACTCCACCGGACGCGTCGGCATCGAACTGGACGAACTCGCCCTGATGGTGCCCGACCCGCTCGCCGAGGCGGAGTCGCGCCTGCTCACCCATCTCGCGGACGCCCACGCGGACGCGGTCGAACAACTCACCCGTCTCATCAGCCCCGACAGCCTCCAGGGCGTCGTCCGCGTACGCCCGCTCGCCATCGACCGGCACGGCATCACGCTGCGCCTCGAACGCGCCCGCAGCCAGGCCGACGTGCGCCTCGCGTTCCACCAGCCCGTGGACGACGTCGGCCAGGTCACGGAGTGCATGCACGCCCTGCTGACCCGGGCCCGCCTCTCAACCGTCCGGCGCGGACGCCCTGTCGGCGGCTGA
- a CDS encoding nuclear transport factor 2 family protein codes for MEHPNVLTAVRYHEAVARGAVGDELARFFHQDLVQEEFPNALFPDGVRRDLTAVLQSAERGQGLLAEQRFDVLNSVAMGDQVVLEVTWEGILAVPMGDLPVGHVLRARIAVFLEFRDGRIRAQRNYDCYDPLDRVR; via the coding sequence GTGGAACACCCCAACGTCCTTACCGCCGTCCGCTATCACGAGGCGGTGGCGCGCGGAGCCGTCGGTGACGAGCTCGCCCGGTTCTTCCACCAGGACCTGGTGCAGGAGGAGTTCCCCAACGCCCTCTTCCCCGACGGCGTACGGCGGGATCTGACCGCCGTGCTCCAGAGCGCGGAGCGGGGGCAGGGGCTGCTCGCCGAGCAGCGGTTCGATGTGCTCAACTCGGTCGCGATGGGGGACCAGGTGGTACTCGAGGTGACCTGGGAGGGGATCCTCGCCGTGCCGATGGGGGACCTGCCCGTCGGCCATGTGCTGCGCGCCCGCATCGCCGTCTTCCTCGAATTCCGTGACGGCAGGATCCGCGCCCAGCGCAATTACGACTGTTACGACCCGCTGGACCGCGTGCGGTGA